One genomic region from Rosa rugosa chromosome 1, drRosRugo1.1, whole genome shotgun sequence encodes:
- the LOC133726456 gene encoding uncharacterized protein LOC133726456: protein MASFSPSSKHAIVPLLPVSYQPNSIKSQSNNTPRSSSTMKASWWTPTIATFILLISLPFLFVGIIAGSRIRRELSLGPQAPLVQITALSVHKFNVSETNLTAEWDVKFRMENPNLVSYISFDRVEGFILSEDTVPLAIKSIEPFELTMRTEKEVHMRVAMNKWDGEQPALKQGVLEKMMKDRETGGVRFGVQMAIWATYRTGWLWKRQHVIMNPQCLDLPVAFVPGTTTIGFGILMGAVPRTCYVPMLAD from the coding sequence ATGGCTTCTTTTTCACCATCATCAAAGCATGCAATAGTTCCATTGCTTCCAGTTTCTTACCAGCCCAATTCCATAAAATCCCAGAGCAATAACACTCCTAGGTCATCATCAACTATGAAAGCGTCATGGTGGACACCAACCATTGCCACATTCATTCTTCTCATTTCCCTTCCTTTTCTGTTTGTCGGCATCATTGCAGGTTCAAGAATTCGTCGAGAGCTTTCTCTAGGTCCCCAAGCTCCCCTTGTCCAAATAACTGCCTTATCCGTCCACAAATTTAATGTCTCCGAAACAAACTTGACAGCCGAATGGGATGTCAAGTTCAGAATGGAGAACCCAAACCTCGTTTCTTACATCTCTTTCGACCGCGTCGAGGGCTTCATTCTGTCCGAGGACACGGTGCCATTAGCCATAAAGTCGATCGAGCCGTTCGAGTTGACCATGAGGACAGAGAAAGAAGTGCATATGAGGGTGGCGATGAACAAGTGGGATGGCGAGCAGCCGGCGCTAAAACAAGGGGTGTTGGAGAAGATGATGAAGGATAGGGAAACAGGGGGAGTAAGGTTCGGCGTGCAGATGGCGATTTGGGCCACGTATAGGACTGGTTGGTTGTGGAAGAGGCAGCATGTGATTATGAATCCTCAATGCTTGGATTTGCCAGTGGCGTTTGTGCCTGGCACCACCACCATAGGTTTTGGAATTTTGATGGGTGCTGTGCCTAGGACGTGCTACGTTCCCATGCTAGCagattaa